Sequence from the Streptomyces mobaraensis NBRC 13819 = DSM 40847 genome:
GTCAACCTGATGGCCGGGAACCTCACCGCCCAGGTGCGCGGGATCGCGCAGGTCACCACCGCGGTCGCCAACGGCGACCTGTCGCAGAAGGTGACGGTGAGCGCGCGCGGCGAGATCGCGCAGCTCGCCGAGACGATCAATCAGATGACGGAGACGCTGCGGACGTTCGCCGACGAGGTGACGCGCGTGGCCAGCGAGATCGGCGCCGAGGGGCTGCTGGGGGGCCAGGCGCAGGTGCCGGGCGCGGCGGGGACGTGGAAGGACCTCACGGACTCCGTCAACACGGCGTTCCGGAACCTCACCGGTCAGGTGCGGGACATCGCGCAGGTGACGACGGCGGTCGCCAACGGCGATCTGGGGCAGAAGGTGACGGTCGACGTCTCCGGCGAGATGCTGGAGCTCAAGAACACCGTCAACTCGATGGTCGACCAGCTGCAGTCCTTCAGCGCCGAAGTGACGCGCGTGGCGCGGGAGATCGGTGTGGAGGGCGAGCTGGGGGGCCAGGCGCAGGTGCCGGGGGCGGCCGGGACGTGGAAGGACCTCACGGACTCCGTCAACACGGCGTTCCGCAACCTGACCGGGCAGGTGCGCAACATCGCGCAGGTGACCACGGCCGTCGCCAACGGCGACCTCGGGCAGAAGGTCACCGTCGAAGTGTCCGGCGAGATGCTCCAGTTGAAGAACACCGTCAACACGATGGTGGACCAGCTGTCGTCGTTCGCGGACCAGGTGACCCGGATGGCGCGGGACGTGGGCACCGAGGGGCGGCTCGGCGGGCAGGCCCGGGTGGACGGGGTCAGCGGTACCTGGAAGGAGCTGACGGACTCCGTCAACTTCATGGCGGGCAACCTCACCTCCCAGGTGCGGCAGATCGCCCAGGTGACCACGGCCGTGGCGCGCGGTGACCTCTCCCAGAAGATCGACGTGGATGCCCGCGGCGAGATCCTGGAGCTCAAGAACACCATCAACACCATGGTCGACCAGCTCTCTGCCTTCGCCGACCAGGTCACGCGGGTGGCCCGGGAGGTCGGCACCGAGGGCAGGCTCGGGGGCCAGGCACAGGTGCCGGGCGTCGCGGGCGTCTGGCGGGACCTCACCGACTCCGTCAACGGCATGGCCGGCAATCTGACCGCCCAGGTGCGCAACATCGCCCAGGTCGCGACGGCGGTGGCGCGCGGCGACCTGTCGCAGAAGATCGACGTGGACGCGCGCGGCGAGATCCTGGAGCTGAAGAACACCCTCAACACGATGGTGGACCAGCTCTCCTCGTTCGCCGAGCAGGTGACCCGGGTGGCCCGGGAGGTCGGCACCGAGGGCATCCTGGGCGGTCAGGCCGAGGTGAAGGGCGTCTCGGGCACCTGGAAGGACCTCACCCAGTCCGTCAACTTCATGGCCAACAACCTGACGTCCCAGGTGCGGAACATCGCCGAGGTGACGACGGCGGTGGCCATGGGCGACCTCTCGAAGAAGATCACGGTCGACGCCAAGGGCGAGATCCTGGAGCTGGTCACCACCGTCAACACCATGGTCGACCAGCTGTCGGACTTCGCCGAGCAGGTGACCCGGGTGGCGCGCGAGGTCGGCACCGAGGGGCAGCTCGGCGGTCAGGCGCGAGTGCGGGACGTGACCGGCATCTGGAAGGACCTCACCGACAACGTCAACCTGATGGCCAACAACCTGACCAGCCAGGTGCGCAACATCTCCCAGGTGGCCGGCGCGGTCGCCAACGGCGACCTCACCAAGAAGATCACCGTGGAGGCGCGCGGCGAGGTGGCGCAGCTCGCCGACACCGTCAACACCATGGTGACCACGCTGTCGTCGTTCGCCGACGAGGTGACGCGGGTGGCGCGGGAGGTCGGCACGGAGGGCCGGCTGGGCGGCCAGGCGCGGGTGCCGGGCGTCAGCGGCACCTGGAAGGACCTCACCGAGTCGGTGAACTCGATGGCCTCCAACCTCACCGGCCAGGTCCGCAACATCGCGATGGTGACCACCGCCATCGCCCAGGGCGACCTCACCAAGAAGATCGACATCGACGCCCGGGGCGAGATCCTCCAGCTGAAGACGACCATCAACACGATGGTGGACCAGCTGTCGTCGTTCGCCGACCAGGTCACGCGGGTGGCCCGGGAAGTGGGCACGGAAGGGCAGCTCGGCGGTCAGGCGCGGGTCCGCGACGTGGACGGCACCTGGCGCGACCTCACGGAGTCCGTCAACGAGATGGCCGGGAACCTCACCCGGCAGGTCCGCGCGATCGCCAAGGTGGCGACGGCGGTGACCCGCGGTGACCTCGACATGCGGATCAACGTGGACGCGGCCGGCGAGATCCTGGAGCTCCAGGACAACATCAACACGATGATCGTCAACCTGCGTTCGACCACCCTGGCCAACAAGGAGCAGGACTGGCTCAAGGGCAACCTGGCCCGGATCTCCGGTCTGATGCAGGGCCGCCGGGACCTGGAGGACGTCGCGCAGCTCATCATGAGCGAGCTGACGCCCGTCGTGGACGCCCAGCACGGCGCCTTCTTCCTGGCGATGCCGGCCGCCGAGGGGGAGAGCGGCGAGGACGCGTACGAGCTGCGGATGCTCGGCTCGTACGGCTACTCGATGGGCTCGATGCCGACCTCCTTCCGGCCCGGTGAGTCGCTGATCGGTACGGCGGCCAAGGAGAAGCGCACCATCCTGGTGGAGAACGTGCCCTCCGGCTATCTGAAGATCGCCTCCGGACTGGGGGACGCGCCGCCCGCCCATGTGATCGTGCTGCCGGTGCTGTTCGAGGGGCAGGTGCTCGGTGTCATCGAGCTGGCCTCGTTCAAGCGGTTCACGCAGATCCAGCGGGACTTCCTCAGCCAGATCGCCGAGATGATCGGCACCAGCGTCAACACCATCAGCGTCAACACCAAGACGGAGATGCTGCTCAGGCAGTCGCAGGAGCTCACCGAGCAGCTGCGCGAGCGGTCGGCGGAGCTGGAGAACCGGCAGAAGGCGCTGGAGATCTCCAACGCCGAGCTGGAGGAGAAGTCCGACCGGCTGGCCCGGCAGAACCGGGACATCGAGGTCAAGAACACCGAGATCGAGGAGGCGCGGCAGGTGCTGGAGGAGCGGGCCGAGCAGCTCGCCGTCTCCATGCGCTACAAGTCCGAGTTCCTGGCCAACATGTCGCACGAGCTGCGGACCCCGCTCAACTCGCTGCTGATCCTGGCCAAGTTGCTGGCGGACAACGCGGACGGCAACCTCTCGCCGAAGCAGGTGGAGTTCGCCGAGACGATCCACGGGGCCGGGTCGGACCTGCTCCAGCTGATCAACGACATCCTCGACCTGTCGAAGGTCGAGGCGGGCAAGATGGACGTCAGCCCGACCCGGATCGCCCTGGTGCAGCTCGTCGACTACGTGGAGGCCACCTTCCGGCCGCTGACGGCGGAGAAGGGGCTGGACTTCTCGGTCCGGGTGTCGCCGGAGCTGCCGGCCACCCTGCACACCGACGAGCAGCGCCTCCTCCAGGTGCTGCGCAACCTGCTGTCGAACGCGGTCAAGTTCACCGACACCGGGGCCGTCGAACTGGTCATCAGGCCGGCCGGGGGGGACGTCCCGGACTCGATCCGCGAGCAGCTGCTGGAGGCGGGCGCGCTGCGCGACCCGGACGGCGAGCTGATCGCCTTCTCGGTGACGGACACCGGCATCGGCATCGCCGCCAGCAAGATGCGCGTCATCTTCGAGGCGTTCAAGCAGGCCGACGGCACGACCAGCCGCAAGTACGGCGGCACCGGTCTCGGCCTGTCGATCAGCCGGGAGATCGCCCGGCTGCTGGGCGGCGAGATCCACGCGGCGAGCGAGCCGGGCCGGGGGTCCACGTTCACCCTCTACCTCCCGCTCGACGCGGCCGAGCCGGCGGCCGAGGGCTTCCCGCAGCTGCCCGGCGGGGAGAGCGGTGAGCAGCGGGCCCTGCCGCCGGGCGGCGGGCCGGCCGCGGAGCGGCACGGTGGCGAGTCGCCGGCGCGCGGCGCGGCCGGGCTGTTCCTGCGCCGCCGGCGGGCCGCGCAGGCGGCGGCCGGCCGGGGCGCCGCGTCCGCCGGGGCGGCGGCTTCCGCGCCGGCGGACGGCGAGCAGCGGCAGCCGGCCCCGGCCGCGCCGCGGGAGGAGTGGGCCGAGGAGGGCCGGGAGGCGGAGACCCCCGGGTTCACCGGCTCGTTCCACGGTGAGAAGGTGCTGATCGTCGACGACGACATCCGCAACGTCTTCGCCCTCACCAGCGTGCTGGAGCAGCACGGGCTGACGGTGCTCTACGCGGAGAACGGGCGCGAGGGCATCGAGGTGCTGGAGCAGCACGACGACGTGGTGGTGGTCCTGATGGACATCATGATGCCGGAGATGGACGGTTACGCGACCACGGCGGCGATCCGCAAGATGCCGCAGTTCGCCGAGCTGCCGATCATCGCGCTCACCGCGAAGGCGATGAAGGGCGACCGGGAGAAGAGCATCGACGCCGGGGCTTCCGACTATGTCACCAAGCCGGTCGATACTGATCAACTGCTGACGGTGATGAAGCAGTGGATGAGCGCAGAGTGACGATCTCCGGATCGAAGGTTCCCGCTTTGCTGACCGGGAGTGGCCGACGAGGTGTGGGACCGCGGCATTCCGGGAACTTTCACGTCCCGTGCCGCGTTTCCGCTACGTGCGCAGTGACATCGCGGTGACAGGGTGTGGTGACAGGCGGGGTGCGGCTACCATGACCGGCACAAGGACGGGCGGCGCAAGGGAGTCGTCCCCTGGGGCGGCGCCCGGTGCACTTCCGGGGCGAGGAGGACGGGCCATGGTGCAGAAGGCCAAGATCCTCCTGGTCGATGACCGGCCGGAAAATCTGCTGGCGCTGGAGGCCATCCTCTCGGCGCTCGATCAGACACTGGTGCGGGCATCGTCAGGGGAGGAGGCGCTCAAGGCGCTGCTGACGGACGACTTCGCGGTGATCCTGCTGGACGTCCAGATGCCGGGCATGGACGGGTTCGAGACCGCGGCCCACATCAAGCGCCGGGAGCGGACGCGGGACATCCCGATCATCTTCCTCACGGCCATCAACCACGGCCCGCACCACACCTTCCGCGGCTACGCGGCCGGTGCGGTGGACTACATCTCCAAGCCGTTCGACCCCTGGGTGCTGCGCGCGAAGGTCTCCGTCTTCGTCGAGCTGTACATGAAGAACTGCCAGCTCCGGGAGCAGGCCGCCCTGCTGCGCCTCCAGATGGAGAACGGCCAGGGCACCGGCCGCCCCGCCGTCGGCGAACCCCCGGAGACCGCCGGGCTGCTCGCCGAGCTCTCCGCGCGGCTCGCCGCCGTCGAGGAGCAGGCGGAGGCGCTCTCCAAACAGCTGGACGAGTCGGCCGACGCCGCCGCGGTCGCCACCGCCGCCCACCTGGAGCGCAAACTCAACGGCCTGCGGCGCGCCCTGGACGCCCTGGAGCCCGGCACGGGCAGCAATGTGCCGCCGGTGGCCTCGCAGAGCTGACGGCCCGGCCGGAAGGCGTCTGACGGTGTGTCAGCCGTGTTCCCGTCCGGCCGTGGCACAACGGCCGTGACACGAACGGACGAACGCCCGGGCCCACGTGTCCCGCCCGCCCGGCGGCGGTAACCTCGCACCATGGCCTCACGTACGTCCGGCAAGGGTTCCCAGAGCACGGCGGGCACCAGGCAGCGCACCGGACGCGCCGGGGGAGCCGCCGCCAAGCCGTCCGCCAAGAAGAGCGCGGCGAAGCCCGTCCAGAAGCGGCCCGCTGCCCGGCCGGCGCGCAAGGCGCCCGCCAAGAAGGCGGCGCCGCCCCGCCCGTCCATGGCCGGCCGCGCCGGCCGCGGGCTGGCGCACGGCGTCGGCGCCCTCTTCCGGGGCGTCGGGCGCGGCGCCCGCAGCCTGGACCCCGCGCACCGCAAGGACGGCGTCGCGCTGCTCCTCCTCGGCCTGGCCCTGATCGTCGCCGCGGGCACCTGGTCGGGGCTGGAGGGGCCGGTGGGCGAGCTGGTACGGATGCTGGTCACCGGCGCGTTCGGGCGGCTGGACCTGGTCGTGCCGATACTCCTGGGCATCATCGCGATCCGGCTGTTCCGCCACCCCGAGCGGCCCGAGGCCAACGGACGGATCGTCATCGGCCTCTCGGCACTGGTCACCGGCGTCCTCGGCCAGGTCCACGTGGCCTGCGGGGCGCCCGGCCGCGGCGAGGGGTCGCAGGCCCTGCAGGACGCCGGCGGGCTCATCGGCTGGGCCGCCTCCAAGCCCCTGGTCTTCACCGTCGGCGACGTCCTCGCCGTACCGCTGCTGGTCCTGCTCACCGTCTTCGGCCTGCTGGTCGTCACCGCCACGCCCGTCAACGCCATCCCCCGGCGGCTGCGGCAGCTCGGCATACGGCTCGGCGTCATCGAGCCGCTGCCCGGCGAGTACGCGGCGCCCGCGGAGGACGGCTACGACGCCGAGTGGCGGGAGGCGCCGCCCAAGCGCCCCCGCCGCGCCGCCACGAGCCGGCCGGCCGCGGAGCCGGACGGCGTCGAGGCCGCCGAGGAGGCCGCGCTGGAGGGCCGCAAGCGCGCCCGGAAGACGCCCGCCAGGAAGTCCGGCCCGGACGCCGTGGACCTCGCGGCGGCCGCCGCCGTGGACCTGGACGGCGCGGTGCTGCACGGTGTCCAGCCCTCACCGCTCGTCGCCGGGCTCAGCAGCGGCATCCGGCAGGACACCGAGCGGACGCTCCCGGTGCCCTCCGGCCGGGACGACACCGCGCCCACCGTGGCCGTGCCCGACCTCACCAAGCCCGCCCCCGAGCCGCCCGCCGGCCTGCCCCCGCGCGCCGAGCAGCTCCAGCTCGCCGGGGACATCACCTATGCCCTGCCCTCCCTCGACCTGCTGGAGCGCGGCGGCCCCGGCAAGGCGCGCAGCGCCGCCAACGACGCCATAGTGGCCGCCCTGACCACCGTCTTCGCGGAGTTCAAGGTCGACGCCGCCGTCACCGGCTTCACCCGCGGCCCGACGGTCACCCGGTACGAGGTCGAGCTCGGCCCCGCGGTCAAGGTCGAGCGCATCACCGCCCTCACCAAGAACATCGCCTACGCCGTGGCCAGCCCGGACGTCCGGATCATCAGCCCCATCCCCGGCAAGTCCGCCGTCGGCATCGAGATCCCCAACACCGACCGCGAGATGGTCAACCTGGGCGACGTCCTGCGGCTCGCGGAGGCGGCCGGCGACGACCACCCGATGCTCGTGGCGCTCGGCAAGGACGTCGAGGGCGGCTATGTGACGGCCAATCTGACGAAGATGCCGCACGTCCTGGTCGCCGGCGCCACCGGCTCCGGAAAGTCGTCCTGCATCAACTGCCTCATCACCTCGCTGATGGTCCGGGCCACCCCGGAAGAGGTCCGGATGGTGCTGGTCGACCCCAAGCGCGTCGAACTGACCGCCTACGAGGGCATCCCGCACCTGATCACGCCGATCATCACCAACCCCAAGCGGGCGGCCGAGGCCCTCCAGTGGGTCGTCCGCGAGATGGATCTGCGCTACGACGACCTGGCCGCCTACGGCTTCCGGCACATCGACGACTTCAACGCCGCGGTGCGGGAGGGGAAGCTGACGCCGCCGGAGGGCAGCGGGCGCGAGCTGTCGCCGTACCCGTACCTGCTCGTCATCGTGGACGAGCTAGCCGACCTGATGATGGTGGCGCCGCGCGACGTCGAGGACTCCATCGTCCGGATCACCCAGCTCGCGCGGGCCGCCGGCATCCACCTGGTGCTGGCCACCCAGCGGCCGTCCGTGGACGTCGTCACCGGCCTCATCAAGGCCAACGTCCCCTCCCGCCTCGCCTTCGCCACCTCCTCGCTCGCCGACAGCCGCGTCATCCTGGACCAGCCCGGCGCCGAGAAGCTGATCGGCAAGGGCGACGGCCTCTTCCTGCCGATGGGCGCCAACAAGCCGGTCCGGCTCCAGGGCGCCTTCGTCAGCGAGGCCGAGGTCGCCGCCGTCGTCAAGCACTGCAAGGACCAGATGGCGCCGGTCTTCCGGGACGACGTCACGGTCGGCACCGGGCGGAAGAAGGAGATCGACGAGGACATCGGCGACGACCTCGACCTGCTGTGCCAGGCCGCCGAGCTGGTGGTCTCCACCCAGTTCGGCTCCACGTCGATGCTCCAGCGGAAACTGCGTGTGGGATTCGCCAAGGCGGGCAGGCTCATGGACCTGATGGAGTCGCGCAACATCGTGGGCCCGAGCGAGGGGTCGAAGGCCCGGGACGTGCTCGTCAAGCCGGACGAGCTGGACGGAGTCCTCGCACTGATCCGCGGGGAGACCGCCGGCTGACGGACGGCCGGGGCGGGCGCGACCGCTCCCGGCCGGCTCCCCTCCCCGGGAACGCTCCGGCGTTTCCCGGGGCCCGCGCGGCGCCCGCGGGAAGGAGGGACGACATGCCACCGCCGGTACGGCGGAGCCGCCTGAGGCCCGGGTCTTCTGATGGCCTACAAAGACCGGCTTCCCGCTTGCCGGACCCTTTTGCGTCCCCCCTAGACTGAACTTCCAGCAGGTGGCTGCACGCTCGAAAGGCGCCCACGTGTCCATCGGCAACTCACCCCCGGAAGACGACCGGCCGTCCGTCGGCCGCGCTCTCCAGCAGGCCCGGATCCAGGCCGGGCTGACCGTCGACCAGATCAGCACGACGACCCGCGTGCGCATCCCGATCGTGCACGCGATCGAACAGGACGACTTCTCCCGCTGCGGCGGGCACGTCTACGCCCGAGGACATATCCGCACGCTGGCGCGCGCCGCCGGCCTCGATCCCACGCCCCTCGTCGAGCAGTACGACGCCGAGCACGGCGGGCGCCCCCGGCCGAGCCGGGCGGCCCCGGTCTTCGAGGCGGAACGGATCCGGCCCGAGCCGCGGCGGCCCAACTGGACCGCCGCCATGGTCGCGGCGATCGTCGCCGTCGTCGGCTTCGTCGGGTTCACCCTCTTCAGCGGTGGCACCGGCGGCGGCCGGGGCGACGCGGTCGAGGCCGGGCAGGCGTCGGTCAAGCCGTCCAAGTCCCCCGCGAAGGCACCGCCCAACCGGCCCGCCGACGCCAAGCCCGAGCCGTCCGACAGCGCCATCGCCGGCGCCCCGGCGAACAAGGTCACCGTCAAGCTCACCGCCGAGCGCGACCAGACCTGGATGTCGGCGAAGGACCACAACGGCAAGCTGCTGGAGGAAGGCGTCCTCCAGCGCGGGGCCTCCAAGACCTTCACCGACAGCAACCGCATCGACCTGGTGCTCGGCAACGCCGGGGCGGTCCAGCTGTTCGTCAACGGCAAGGAGATCAAGAACGTCGGCGACGACGGGCAGGTGCAGCGGCTGAGCTACACCAAGGGCGACCCGGCCGCCGGCTGACCGGGCCGTACGGCGGTCGGGCCGCGTCCGGGCGGCGAGCCGGTGGGTGACCAGGCTCTCCGCACCGGGCGGCCACTCGGCAGCGGAAGCGGCGTCCGGACAAAGTAGGCTGAGCCCTATGCCCGAACGCCGTACCGTCGCTCTTGTCACACTTGGCTGCGCCCGTAACGAGGTGGACTCGGAGGAGCTGGCAGGCCGTCTGGCGGCGGACGGCTGGGACCTCGTCGAGGACGCCGCCGACGCCGACGTGGCCGTCGTCAACACCTGCGGCTTCGTCGAAGCCGCCAAGAAGGACTCCGTCGACGCCCTCCTGGAGGCGAACGACCTCAAGACCGCATCTTCCGAGGGGCGTGGCGGCCGCACCCAGGCCGTGGTGGCCGTCGGCTGCATGGCCGAGCGGTACGGCAAGGAGCTGGCCGAGGCCCTGCCCGAGGCCGACGGCGTGCTCGGCTTCGACGACTACGCGAACATCTCCGACCGGCTCCAGACCATCCTCTCGGGCGGCGTCCACGCCTCCCATACCCCCCGCGACCGCCGCAAGCTGCTGCCGATCAGCCCCGCCGCGCGGCAGGGCGCCACCGTGGCGCTCCCCGGCCACGCGCAGGAGGCGCCCGCGCCGGCCCCCGAGGACCTGCCCGAGGGCGTCGCCCCGGCCTCCGGCCCGCGCGCGCCGCTGCGCCGCAGACTGGGCGCCAGCCCGGTGGCCTCCGTCAAGCTGGCCTCCGGCTGCGACCGCCGCTGCTCCTTCTGCGCCATCCCGTCCTTCCGCGGCTCCTTCGTCTCCCGCCGCCCCTCGGACGTGCTGGGCGAGGCCCGCTGGCTCGCCGAGCAGGGCGTCAAGGAGATCATGCTGGTCTCCGAGAACAACACCTCGTACGGCAAGGACCTGGGCGACATCCGGCTGCTGGAGACGCTGCTGCCGGAGATCGCGGCGGTGGACGGCCTGGAGCGGGTCCGCGTCAGCTACCTGCAGCCCGCCGAGATGCGGCCCGGCCTGATCGACGTGCTGACCTCCACCGAGAAGGTCGCCCCCTACTTCGACCTGTCCTTCCAGCACTCGGCCCCCGGCGTGCTCCGCGCCATGCGGCGCTTCGGCGACACCGAGCGCTTCCTGGAGCTGCTGGACACCATCCGCTCCAAGGCGCCGCAGGCCGGCGCCCGGTCCAACTTCATCGTCGGCTTCCCCGGCGAGACCGAGGAGGACGTCGCCGAGCTGGAGCGCTTCCTCACCGCCGCCCGGCTGGACGCCATCGGCGTCTTCGGCTACTCCGACGAGGACGGCACCGAGGCCGCCGGGTACGAGGACAAGAACGACCCCGACGTCGTCGCCGAGCGGCTGGCGCGCGTCTCGCGGCTGGCCGAGGAGCTGACCGCCCAGCGCGCCGAGGAGCGGATCGGAGAGACAATCGAAGTACTGGTCGAGCAGGTGGACGACGAGGACGGCGTGACCGGCCGGGCCGCTCACCAGGCGCCCGAGACCGACGGCCAGGTCAGGCTGCTTACCCAGGGCCTGGACAGCCCGCCGGTGCCCGGACGTATGGTCGTGGCCACGGTCGTGGCCGGCGAGGGGGTCGACCTCGTCGCCGAGCCGGTCCGAGACGGCGGACGCACCGAGGAGGCGGGCAGATGAGCGGAGTCCCGGCATCGGCCGCGGGCCGTCCCGCCCCGGCGCCGGGCGTGCGGCGGGTCAGGCTGTGGAACATCGCCAACATCCTGACTATGGGGCGCCTGTTCCTGGTGCCCGGTTTCGTGCTGCTGATGCTCCACAACGGCGGGTACGACCCGGCGTGGCGCTCGTTCGCCTGGGCCGCGTTCGCCATCGCCATGATCACCGACCTGTTCGACGGGCACCTGGCCCGGACGTACAACCTGGTCACCGACTTCGGCAAGATCGCCGACCCGATCGCCGACAAGGCGATCATGGGCGCGGCGCTGCTCTGCCTCTCCGCCCTCGACGACCTGCCCTGGTGGGTCACCGGTGTGATCCTCGCCCGTGAGATCGGCATCACGCTGATGCGGTTCTGGGTGATCAAGCACGGCGTGATCCCGGCCAGCCGGGGCGGCAAGATGAAGACGCTCGCCCAGGGCGTCGCCGTCGGGATGTACATCCTGGCCCTGGAGGGGCCGCTGGCCACCGCCCGCTTCTGGGTGATGGCCGTGGCCGTCGTCTTGACGGTCCTCACCGGTCTCGACTACGTACGACAGGCGGTCGTGCTGCGCCGGAACGCCCGGGCCGCGGGGTCCGGGCGGTGAGCGCCGGGGTCCCGCGGGAAGCGGAGCGGGCGCTGGCCGCGCTGGTCTCCCGGGGCCGGACGGTGGCGGTGGCCGAGTCGCTCACCGGAGGGCTGGTGGCCGCGGCGCTGACCGCCGTCCCGGGCGCCTCCCGCGCGGTGCGCGGCGCGGTCACCGCGTACGCCACCGACGTCAAGCGCGAGGTGCTGGGCGTCGACGGCGGGCTGCTGGCCGCGCGCGGCGCGGTCGACGCCGACGTCGCTCGGGGGATGGCCCGGGGCGTCCGCGCGCTGCTGGCGGCGGACTGGGGACTCGCCACGACCGGCGTCGCCGGCCCCGACCCGCAGGACGGCAAGCCCGTGGGCACGGTCTTCGTCGCCGCGGCCGGCCCGGACGGGACGTGCGCGGTGCGCGAGCTCGCGCTGGACGGCGGCAGGGAAGCGATCCGGACAGAAAGCGTGCGCGCGGTTCTCGGCCTGCTGCTGGACGAATTGACGGGGAACGCGGGGGCAAAGGATACGGAACACAAGGGGGGGAATGGATGTTTGCAGCCCTGAGTGAACACGACATAGCTCCCCGCACGGCCGCACCCCGAGGCGGTACGGTGGGGCGTGAAGGATCCGGATTCGCGGTCCAAGGAGGGAGCCACCGATGATTCTGCTCCGTCGCCTGCTCGGTGACGTGCTGCGTCGGCAGCGCCAACGCCAGGGCCGCACTCTGCGCGAGGTCTCCTCTTCCGCCCGGGTCTCGCTCGGCTACCTCTCCGAGGTCGAGCGGGGGCAGAAGGAGGCGTCCTCCGAGCTTCTCTCCGCAATCTGCGACGCTCTGGACGTCAGGATGTCCGAGGTCATGCGCGAGGTGAGCGACGAGCTGTCGCTCGCCGAGCTGGCGCAGTCGGCGGCGGCGAGCGAGCCGGTACCCGCGCCGATGCGGCCGATGTTCAACCCGGTGTCCGTGACGTCCGTGACCGGCGTTCCCGGCGAGCGCGTGACCATCAAGGCGCCCGCCGAGGCCGTCGACGTGGTCGCGGCGTAGCGCGGGGCGGCGGGGCGGGCCTTCCGGCCGGCTGTCCCGTCCGTTTTCGACTCCCCGGTCCCCGCGGGCCCTCGTGGCCCGCGGGGACCGGTGCGTTTTCCGCTTCATTCGGGTTCTTCCGGGGTCTTCGAGTTCTTCGGGTGCTTCGGGGGCTTTCCGCCGCGTGTGTCTTCCGCTTCGCGGCCGATGGCGGGTATGTCCCGACCTGACGTATCACTCCGCATTTCCGGCCCGTTTCGAGTCGCTGTGGGATGGTAGGTGCAACGGAGGAAAGCGAAACGACGTCGACGGTGAAGGAGCAGCGCATGTCTGTCGTGAAGAGCCCTCTGTCCGAGCCGGACCGCAAGACCGTCGGTGACGCCCTCCAGGGAGCCCTGGTCGATCTGGTGGACCTCTCGCTCGTGGCCAAGCAGGTCCACTGGACGATCGTCGGCCCGCGCTTCCGCTCGGTGCACCTCCAGCTCGACGAGGTCGTGACCACCGCCCGGCAGCACGCCGACACCGTCGCCGAGCGCGCCTCCGCCCTCGGGATCGCTCCGGACGGCCGTGCCGAGACGGTGGCCAAGACCA
This genomic interval carries:
- a CDS encoding DNA translocase FtsK — protein: MASRTSGKGSQSTAGTRQRTGRAGGAAAKPSAKKSAAKPVQKRPAARPARKAPAKKAAPPRPSMAGRAGRGLAHGVGALFRGVGRGARSLDPAHRKDGVALLLLGLALIVAAGTWSGLEGPVGELVRMLVTGAFGRLDLVVPILLGIIAIRLFRHPERPEANGRIVIGLSALVTGVLGQVHVACGAPGRGEGSQALQDAGGLIGWAASKPLVFTVGDVLAVPLLVLLTVFGLLVVTATPVNAIPRRLRQLGIRLGVIEPLPGEYAAPAEDGYDAEWREAPPKRPRRAATSRPAAEPDGVEAAEEAALEGRKRARKTPARKSGPDAVDLAAAAAVDLDGAVLHGVQPSPLVAGLSSGIRQDTERTLPVPSGRDDTAPTVAVPDLTKPAPEPPAGLPPRAEQLQLAGDITYALPSLDLLERGGPGKARSAANDAIVAALTTVFAEFKVDAAVTGFTRGPTVTRYEVELGPAVKVERITALTKNIAYAVASPDVRIISPIPGKSAVGIEIPNTDREMVNLGDVLRLAEAAGDDHPMLVALGKDVEGGYVTANLTKMPHVLVAGATGSGKSSCINCLITSLMVRATPEEVRMVLVDPKRVELTAYEGIPHLITPIITNPKRAAEALQWVVREMDLRYDDLAAYGFRHIDDFNAAVREGKLTPPEGSGRELSPYPYLLVIVDELADLMMVAPRDVEDSIVRITQLARAAGIHLVLATQRPSVDVVTGLIKANVPSRLAFATSSLADSRVILDQPGAEKLIGKGDGLFLPMGANKPVRLQGAFVSEAEVAAVVKHCKDQMAPVFRDDVTVGTGRKKEIDEDIGDDLDLLCQAAELVVSTQFGSTSMLQRKLRVGFAKAGRLMDLMESRNIVGPSEGSKARDVLVKPDELDGVLALIRGETAG
- a CDS encoding helix-turn-helix domain-containing protein, which translates into the protein MSIGNSPPEDDRPSVGRALQQARIQAGLTVDQISTTTRVRIPIVHAIEQDDFSRCGGHVYARGHIRTLARAAGLDPTPLVEQYDAEHGGRPRPSRAAPVFEAERIRPEPRRPNWTAAMVAAIVAVVGFVGFTLFSGGTGGGRGDAVEAGQASVKPSKSPAKAPPNRPADAKPEPSDSAIAGAPANKVTVKLTAERDQTWMSAKDHNGKLLEEGVLQRGASKTFTDSNRIDLVLGNAGAVQLFVNGKEIKNVGDDGQVQRLSYTKGDPAAG
- the rimO gene encoding 30S ribosomal protein S12 methylthiotransferase RimO yields the protein MPERRTVALVTLGCARNEVDSEELAGRLAADGWDLVEDAADADVAVVNTCGFVEAAKKDSVDALLEANDLKTASSEGRGGRTQAVVAVGCMAERYGKELAEALPEADGVLGFDDYANISDRLQTILSGGVHASHTPRDRRKLLPISPAARQGATVALPGHAQEAPAPAPEDLPEGVAPASGPRAPLRRRLGASPVASVKLASGCDRRCSFCAIPSFRGSFVSRRPSDVLGEARWLAEQGVKEIMLVSENNTSYGKDLGDIRLLETLLPEIAAVDGLERVRVSYLQPAEMRPGLIDVLTSTEKVAPYFDLSFQHSAPGVLRAMRRFGDTERFLELLDTIRSKAPQAGARSNFIVGFPGETEEDVAELERFLTAARLDAIGVFGYSDEDGTEAAGYEDKNDPDVVAERLARVSRLAEELTAQRAEERIGETIEVLVEQVDDEDGVTGRAAHQAPETDGQVRLLTQGLDSPPVPGRMVVATVVAGEGVDLVAEPVRDGGRTEEAGR
- the pgsA gene encoding CDP-diacylglycerol--glycerol-3-phosphate 3-phosphatidyltransferase translates to MSGVPASAAGRPAPAPGVRRVRLWNIANILTMGRLFLVPGFVLLMLHNGGYDPAWRSFAWAAFAIAMITDLFDGHLARTYNLVTDFGKIADPIADKAIMGAALLCLSALDDLPWWVTGVILAREIGITLMRFWVIKHGVIPASRGGKMKTLAQGVAVGMYILALEGPLATARFWVMAVAVVLTVLTGLDYVRQAVVLRRNARAAGSGR
- a CDS encoding CinA family protein produces the protein MSAGVPREAERALAALVSRGRTVAVAESLTGGLVAAALTAVPGASRAVRGAVTAYATDVKREVLGVDGGLLAARGAVDADVARGMARGVRALLAADWGLATTGVAGPDPQDGKPVGTVFVAAAGPDGTCAVRELALDGGREAIRTESVRAVLGLLLDELTGNAGAKDTEHKGGNGCLQP
- a CDS encoding helix-turn-helix domain-containing protein, which encodes MILLRRLLGDVLRRQRQRQGRTLREVSSSARVSLGYLSEVERGQKEASSELLSAICDALDVRMSEVMREVSDELSLAELAQSAAASEPVPAPMRPMFNPVSVTSVTGVPGERVTIKAPAEAVDVVAA
- a CDS encoding Dps family protein; the protein is MSVVKSPLSEPDRKTVGDALQGALVDLVDLSLVAKQVHWTIVGPRFRSVHLQLDEVVTTARQHADTVAERASALGIAPDGRAETVAKTSAIDTVGGGWNKDVEAVRIMVEALGAVISRMRERIRDTDEPDPVTQDILIGLTADLEKHHWMFQAENA